A window from Lentisphaerota bacterium encodes these proteins:
- a CDS encoding ABC transporter permease codes for MSVRNIQTLFRREFRAYFNSPVAAVFLVAFLILVGFLTFRVSEFYEVRQASLERFFRWHPWVYLLLVPASTMGLWAEERRTGTLELLLTFPITLTETLIGKFLAAWAFLAIGLACTFPIVLTVGWLGSPDYGAIASGYVGSFLLAGASVAIGAFASALTRSQVISFVTALSACLLLTLAGFEPVTGLFVSWAPWLADAIAACSLLYHFNALCRGVLDVADIAYYLSVIVFMLAAAHLVIENRKAS; via the coding sequence ATTCAGACGCTCTTCCGGCGCGAGTTCCGGGCCTATTTCAATTCGCCCGTGGCTGCGGTGTTTCTCGTGGCCTTCCTGATCCTGGTTGGCTTCTTGACCTTCCGCGTCTCGGAGTTCTACGAGGTTCGCCAGGCATCGCTGGAGCGCTTCTTCAGATGGCATCCCTGGGTCTACCTTTTGTTGGTGCCCGCCTCAACCATGGGACTCTGGGCCGAGGAGCGACGCACCGGCACGTTGGAGCTGCTGCTGACATTCCCGATTACGCTCACCGAGACGCTGATCGGCAAGTTTCTCGCCGCCTGGGCGTTCCTGGCAATCGGATTGGCCTGCACCTTCCCGATCGTCCTCACGGTCGGCTGGCTGGGGTCACCCGATTACGGAGCGATCGCAAGCGGCTATGTGGGCTCGTTCTTGCTCGCTGGCGCCAGCGTCGCCATCGGCGCATTCGCCTCGGCCCTTACCCGCAGCCAGGTCATCAGCTTTGTCACGGCGCTCAGCGCCTGTCTCCTGTTGACGCTCGCCGGGTTCGAGCCGGTAACCGGACTGTTTGTTTCATGGGCGCCGTGGCTGGCCGATGCGATCGCCGCGTGCAGCCTCCTCTATCACTTCAACGCCTTGTGCCGCGGCGTCCTCGACGTCGCCGACATCGCTTACTACCTGAGCGTGATCGTCTTCATGCTCGCCGCCGCGCATCTGGTCATTGAGAACCGCAAGGCATCGTAA